The Sphingomonas carotinifaciens region GCGGCCGCGGCGCTGTTCGTGCTGGTGCCGGATGCGACGCCCTGGCTGCTCCCCGCCTTCATCCTCGCCTATGCACTAGGCATCGTCGCTGCGGCGGTGACGCACATACCCGGTGGCATCGGCGTGTTCGAGGCCGTGGTGCTGGCGGTGCTGCCCGGCGACCGGACGACCGCCCTTGCCGCGTTGGTGGCGTACCGGGTGATCTACTACCTCGTGCCGCTCGGCGCCGCGATCACCCTGCTGGCCCTTCGCGAGGGGATGCGGCACCGGCGCCGCGCTGCACAGTGGCTTCACGAGGGGCGTGACGCCGCGGGCGGGATCGCACCGTCGTTGATGGCGGTGGCAAGCGCCCTTGGCGGCGCGTTGCTGTTGCTGTCCGGCTCGCTGCCGTCGCTGCATGCCCGCATGGGCGCCCTGGCCGCGATCGTGCCGCTGCCCTTCATGGAGGCGAGCCATATCGCCGCCAGCCTGGTCGGCACCGGGCTGCTTCTGCTTGCGCCGGGCCTGTATCGCCGGCTCGACGGAGCGTTCGTCGCGGCGCGGGTCTTGCTGATCGCGGGTGCGATATTCTCGCTGTGCAAGGGCATCGACTATGAAGAGGCGGCGGTCTGCCTGTCGCTGGCCGGGTTGCTGCAATGGACCCGCGCGGCCTTCTACCGCCACACCGCCCTGACCCAGACGCCGCTGTCGGGTGCATGGCTGGCCGCATTGGCCGCGCTGTTGACGGGTATCGCCTGGATCGGCCTGTTCGCCTATCGCCATGTGCCCTATGACGATGCGCTGTGGTGGCGCTTCGCATGGACCGGCGATGCCCCGCGCTTCCTGCGGGCGACGCTCGCGGCGGCGGTGTTGCTGGCGGCGGTGACCCTGTGGCGCTGGCTGGGTCCGGCCCCCGTGGTCGAGGAGACGCCGGTCGACCCGGCGGCGATCGCCGACGTGCTGACGGGGGCCGATCGCACCGATGCCATGCTGGCGCTGACCGGCGACAAGCGGTTCCTGCTGTCCGAGGACGGGCAGGCGATGCTGATGTACCAGCGGCGCGGCGCCACTTGGGTCGTGATGGGCGACCCGGTCGGCGACCCCGCCGCCTGGCCGGCGCTGCTCTGGCGCATCCGTGACATGGCCGACCGGGCGCAGGGGCGGCTGCTGCTGTATCAGATCAGCACCCCCGTTCTCGACCTGGCGATCGGCATGGGCCTGAGCATCGTCAAATATGGCGAGGAGGCGATCATCGACCTGCCGGACATGACGTTCGAGACCCCGCGCCTGCGCTCGCTGCGCAAGGCGGAGCGCGCCGCCGCCCGCCGCGGCCTGTCGTTCCGGATCGTGCCGGCGGGCGCGGTGCCGGTGATCCTGGATGCGCTGGAGGCGGTGTCCGACGAATGGATGCGCGCCAAGGGGCATGCCGAAAAGGGCTTCAGCCTCGGCCGGTTCGACCGCGACTATATCTGCCGGTTCGATGTCGCACTGGCGATGGCGGGCGACCGCATCGTCGCCTTCGCCAATCTGTGGTTGACCGCAAATGGCCGGGAAGCGTCCGTGGATCTGATGCGCCACCGCAGCGATGCCCCGCATGGTACGATGGACTTCCTGTTCTACCACATCATCGACTGGGCGATGGCGCGCCGTTACGCCCGCTTCTCGCTGGGCATCGCGCCGCTGTCGGGCATCGCCGGACGCCGGCTGGCGCCCGCATGGGCGCGGGCGGCGGCGCTGATCTTCCGGCATGGCGAACGCTTCTACGGCTTTCGCGGGCTACGCGCCTACAAGGAGAAGTTCGCCCCCCGCTGGGAGCCGCGCTACATCGCCGGGCCGCGCGGGCTGGCGCTGGTCCAGGCGCTGCGCGACCTGTCGCTGCTGGTCGGCAGCGTGGCGCCGCGGCAAGATGACCAAGCGGTAATCTCCGGCCCAGTGTCCGCTCACCCGGCATCCCCTATCGCCGCCTGATCCGCATCTGCCACCGGAATTCACGCGCCATGTCCTCCCCCGTCTTCTTCGATCCCACCGGTCGCCGCAGCCGGATCTCGCGCCGGGCGCTGGCCGCGCTGCTGGTGGTCGTGGTGCTCGCCGCGCTGGCCTTTGCGACGACGTTGGTGATGATGCCCCACCGGCGCGAGCTGACCCTGCCCTTTCCGCACCCCCACGCCGCCGCTGCGCGCGGCGAGCCGCACCGCCACGGCATGGCCGCATGGCTGCCGCGGCGCGGGGGGGCGGCCGACCGGACCCCGCTCAGCATCGGCTTCTACGTGCCCGGCGACGATGCCAGCCTCGCCTCGCTGCGGCGCAACATCGCCGCGCTCGACTGGGTGGTGCCCTCGCTGGTCAACGTGGCGGGGCCCGATCACCGGTTCACGATCGCGGCCGATCCCGCCTTCGCACGCACCATGGCTGCCCTGCCGCATCCGCCCAAGGTCCTGCCGATGGTCCAGAACTTCGGCGGCGACGAATGGGACGGCACCGGCACGGCGCGGCTGCTCGCCGACCCGTCGGCGCGCGCGAAGCTGGCCGCCCGCCTGTCCGCGTTCGTGGCGCAGCGCCATGTCGCCGGGCTGGTCATGGATGTGGAGGCGCTGCCCGCAAGCGCGATGCAGCCCTATCTCGCCTTCCTGCGCCAGCTGCATGCCGCGCTCCCCGCCGGCAGCATCTTGGCCGTCACCGCCCCGGCGGAGGACGAGCGGTGGCCGCTGAAGGCCTTGGCGGCGGTGTCGGACAAGGTCATCTTCATGGCCTATGACCAGCATTGGGAGGGGGGTCAGGCCGGCCCCATCGCCGGGCAGGACTGGTTCGTCCGCCAGGTCGAGGACGCACGCCGGGCCATTCCCGGCGACAAGCTGGCGGTGGCGCTCGGCAGCTATGCCTATGACTGGCACGGCGACGACACCGATGCGCTGTCTATCGAAGAGGCCTGGCTTGCCGCGCATGACAGCGACACCGTGCCCCGCTTCGATCCCGCCAGCGGCAACGCCGCCTTCGCCTATGACGATAACGGTCAGCGTCACGACGTCTGGATGCTCGACGCCGCGACCAGCTGGAACGAGATGCAGGCGCTGAAGCGGCTCGGCATCGGCGACGTCGCCTTGTGGCGGCTGGGCAGCGAGGATCCCGGCTTCTTCGCCGACCTGGCGGCGATGCGCACCGGCACCCGCCCCGACCTGTCGCATCCGGCCGCGCTGCTCAACACCGATGTCGAGGGTTCGGGCGAGATCCTGCGCATCACCGCCACGCCGCGCGACGGCGCCCGCACGATCCGCACCGATGCGCAGGGCATCATTCGGGACGAACGCTATGCCGCCCTGCCGACGCCCTATGTCGTCCACCGCACCGGCGCGGGCGACCCCAAGGTGCTGGCGCTGACCTTCGACGACGGCCCGGACGGCACCTGGACGCCGCGCATCCTGGACGAACTGGAATCCGCGCAGGTCCCCGCCACCTTCTTCGTGGTGGGGGAGAATGCGCTGGCGCATCCCGCCCTGCTGAACCGCATCGTCGCCGACGGGGACGAGATCGGCAACCACAGCTACACCCATCCGAACATGGCGCGACTGGGGCCGCGCGGCACGCAACTGGAGCTGAACGCGACGCAGCGGCTGGTACAGGCCTATACCGGACGGTCGATGACGCTGTTCCGCGCGCCCTATTTCGGCGATGCGGAACCGACCACCACCGACGAACTGGGGCCGGCGCTGGCGGCGC contains the following coding sequences:
- the mprF gene encoding bifunctional lysylphosphatidylglycerol flippase/synthetase MprF; translated protein: MTITPRVADPLALVRRYRIALTIAATLVLGIAAMEALTRQITFAQVRAALHALAPARIAMAIALTAGSYLALTFYDVLALRIIGRPLPWRIAALASFTSYTLSHNLGLSLLTGGSARYRIYTRAGLDGPDVARVIAVASATFWTGIVIIAGAALLVRPGALAVGGLVIPPATLHLAGTLILAAAALLVGLCARTRGPLRLWRFHLPLPSVGQAMVQIGIALLDTSAAAAALFVLVPDATPWLLPAFILAYALGIVAAAVTHIPGGIGVFEAVVLAVLPGDRTTALAALVAYRVIYYLVPLGAAITLLALREGMRHRRRAAQWLHEGRDAAGGIAPSLMAVASALGGALLLLSGSLPSLHARMGALAAIVPLPFMEASHIAASLVGTGLLLLAPGLYRRLDGAFVAARVLLIAGAIFSLCKGIDYEEAAVCLSLAGLLQWTRAAFYRHTALTQTPLSGAWLAALAALLTGIAWIGLFAYRHVPYDDALWWRFAWTGDAPRFLRATLAAAVLLAAVTLWRWLGPAPVVEETPVDPAAIADVLTGADRTDAMLALTGDKRFLLSEDGQAMLMYQRRGATWVVMGDPVGDPAAWPALLWRIRDMADRAQGRLLLYQISTPVLDLAIGMGLSIVKYGEEAIIDLPDMTFETPRLRSLRKAERAAARRGLSFRIVPAGAVPVILDALEAVSDEWMRAKGHAEKGFSLGRFDRDYICRFDVALAMAGDRIVAFANLWLTANGREASVDLMRHRSDAPHGTMDFLFYHIIDWAMARRYARFSLGIAPLSGIAGRRLAPAWARAAALIFRHGERFYGFRGLRAYKEKFAPRWEPRYIAGPRGLALVQALRDLSLLVGSVAPRQDDQAVISGPVSAHPASPIAA
- a CDS encoding glycosyltransferase, yielding MSSPVFFDPTGRRSRISRRALAALLVVVVLAALAFATTLVMMPHRRELTLPFPHPHAAAARGEPHRHGMAAWLPRRGGAADRTPLSIGFYVPGDDASLASLRRNIAALDWVVPSLVNVAGPDHRFTIAADPAFARTMAALPHPPKVLPMVQNFGGDEWDGTGTARLLADPSARAKLAARLSAFVAQRHVAGLVMDVEALPASAMQPYLAFLRQLHAALPAGSILAVTAPAEDERWPLKALAAVSDKVIFMAYDQHWEGGQAGPIAGQDWFVRQVEDARRAIPGDKLAVALGSYAYDWHGDDTDALSIEEAWLAAHDSDTVPRFDPASGNAAFAYDDNGQRHDVWMLDAATSWNEMQALKRLGIGDVALWRLGSEDPGFFADLAAMRTGTRPDLSHPAALLNTDVEGSGEILRITATPRDGARTIRTDAQGIIRDERYAALPTPYVVHRTGAGDPKVLALTFDDGPDGTWTPRILDELESAQVPATFFVVGENALAHPALLNRIVADGDEIGNHSYTHPNMARLGPRGTQLELNATQRLVQAYTGRSMTLFRAPYFGDAEPTTTDELGPALAAQQAGYTVVGLHVDPNDWQRPGTDAIVDQVLTQVADATAQNSGNVILLHDGGGDRAQTVAALPRIIAALKAKGYRFVTASQLVGVSPAQAMPRVAGHDLWAVRADVAIFVVLAGLSALLAWLFYVAITLGIARAVMMAILARLQARRHRVTPPDFSPGVSVVIPAFNEERVIVASVARVLASDYPGLQVIVADDGSSDRTSALVAQAFAQDPRVRLLTLQNGGKAAALNRALLEADGEIVIALDADTQFEPATIARLVRWFADPRIGAVAGDARVGNRVNLVTRWQAVEYITAQNLERRALAGFNAMTVVPGAVGAWRRAALDMVGGYPEDTLAEDQDLTIAIQRAGWRITYDPQAVAWTEAPESFRALAKQRFRWAFGTLQCLWKHRAILRTRKPSGLALVGLPQAWLFQIVFAAISPLIDLALLVSVVTTALRVSQHGWAQTSGDVGTMALYWIAFTTIDMVCGWVGYRLDGRGLRFPALLLVAQRLVYRQIMYWVVLRAIA